In the genome of Leptospira stimsonii, the window AAGGTTGCGGACGCGCACCTACTTTCGCATATTTATCTAATGCAACGCACGGATAACTATCTCGCTTCCAAAGAGAATGAAAAACAAAGTATTCATTTTTGATTTCTAATTCATCTAAGAGGCTTAAATTTTTGTCGTAAATCATGAATTTTGAATAAGAAACCTGGTGGTCAACGACAGGTAGAAAGTTAAAAGTAATTATAGATGGGATGATTGAGAGCGGAATGGAGAACCAACCTAATACGGAAGATCTCTGAAAAGGGGAATAATTGATGGCAAGAATATAATAATCGATTGTACCATTTTTAATTTTTTGAAATTTTTTCTTAAACAATAAATCGTAAAATAAGTCGGGTTCATCAATCTTTTCACTATTCTCTTTTACTATAGATTTATAATTTTCGAGCATGTAATAATTAATCTCTTCAGAAATTGCTTCTGAAGTAGAGTAATCAGAAAGATCTTTACCAATGCCAAAAGAACTCATGAAACTCTTTTCTGAGTAAGCATTCGCAACTAGATAGTATCGAAAGCCGTTAAAACCAGTACCCTTAGTTAAAACTCCAGTATTCCGGTGCTGTCTATTTAGTTTTAATAGAGCGATTTCATAATCATAAGCGTTAAAACCTATCAGAGCTATTTTTTTCTTTGAGAGAAATAATTCAGGATTTTTTTGTAATGGCGGCTTGTTCTCCAACGCAAAATGGGCGTAG includes:
- a CDS encoding Lp29 family lipoprotein — translated: MKQREALRICIFFLSLVLNQCYAHFALENKPPLQKNPELFLSKKKIALIGFNAYDYEIALLKLNRQHRNTGVLTKGTGFNGFRYYLVANAYSEKSFMSSFGIGKDLSDYSTSEAISEEINYYMLENYKSIVKENSEKIDEPDLFYDLLFKKKFQKIKNGTIDYYILAINYSPFQRSSVLGWFSIPLSIIPSIITFNFLPVVDHQVSYSKFMIYDKNLSLLDELEIKNEYFVFHSLWKRDSYPCVALDKYAKVGARPQPSCIWEGNLKEGQGFVKEFLKEELSLSGK